A single window of Methylacidimicrobium sp. AP8 DNA harbors:
- a CDS encoding metal-dependent transcriptional regulator — protein MKQGLEEAEGRKGSPVPSQAQQDYLKQILLLDENPRGATTQLLADRIGVRPASVTGMLKKLAEEGLVERAPYRRVRLTEAGRRIAVEIVRHHRLLEVFLFRMLGYRWDEVHEEAEALEHVISERFEQRVAEVLSHPERDPHGDPIPTPELALGEDRHLVPLARLGRASRAIIRRVTLQDQDALNLVERLGLLPGTEVEVADSHPDGVSLLVAGSRFLVPRLLASHLLAETLSGSASSDPPPGRKAGRPGIHER, from the coding sequence ATGAAGCAGGGCCTGGAGGAAGCGGAAGGCAGAAAAGGCTCGCCCGTCCCCAGCCAAGCCCAGCAGGACTACCTCAAGCAGATCCTTCTTTTGGACGAGAACCCCCGGGGGGCAACCACCCAGCTTCTGGCGGACCGGATCGGAGTCCGCCCCGCTTCGGTCACGGGGATGCTCAAGAAGCTCGCCGAAGAGGGGCTGGTGGAGCGGGCGCCCTATCGCAGAGTCCGGCTGACCGAGGCGGGCCGGCGGATCGCGGTCGAGATCGTCCGGCACCACCGGCTCTTGGAAGTCTTTCTCTTCCGGATGCTCGGCTACCGGTGGGACGAGGTGCACGAGGAAGCCGAGGCGCTCGAGCATGTGATCAGCGAACGCTTCGAGCAGAGGGTGGCCGAGGTTCTTTCCCACCCCGAGCGGGATCCGCACGGAGACCCGATTCCCACCCCGGAGCTGGCCCTGGGGGAGGATCGACATCTGGTCCCGCTCGCCCGCCTCGGCCGGGCGAGCCGGGCGATTATCCGCCGGGTGACCCTGCAGGACCAGGATGCTCTCAACCTGGTGGAAAGGCTCGGCCTCCTTCCGGGAACGGAGGTCGAGGTGGCCGACAGCCACCCGGACGGAGTCTCCCTCCTTGTCGCCGGCAGCCGCTTTCTGGTTCCCAGGCTTCTCGCCTCCCATCTGCTGGCCGAGACCCTCTCCGGCTCGGCTTCCTCCGATCCGCCGCCCGGAAGAAAGGCGGGACGGCCCGGGATCCATGAGCGCTGA
- a CDS encoding Nramp family divalent metal transporter: protein MSADPSSHPAGTRTKLEPAVAASADGWDARVRERAATVLGGEATGKADRFLPFLGPAFIAAIAYVDPGNYATDIESGTRYGYQLLWVVLWANLIALFAQGLSAKLGIATGKNLPECIREALPHPLLRIAYWLQAELMAVATDLAEFLGAALGLQILFGIPLGIGAVLTGALSFLMLGLRPKGFRSLELLLTAFVGFIAACYAFELFWIHPSPSACLRGLLVPSLPGTEGAYLAAGILGATVMPHAIYLHSALTQGRIPARRVEEKRKLIRLSFLDVSLAMAIAGLINLAMLAVSAAAFAGSAPAGGNTILQAYRALSPMLGTLAAGAFALSLLASGLSSSAVGTLAGQVIMQGFVGFRIPIWVRRLVTMAPAVLLIALGIDATKILIASQVILSFGIGFALVPLLLFTQSRRRMGPLRNSPGTTIAGWLVCAAVIGLNAFLLARFFGFLSQ from the coding sequence ATGAGCGCTGACCCCTCCAGCCATCCGGCGGGGACGCGAACGAAGCTCGAGCCGGCGGTCGCCGCCTCCGCGGACGGGTGGGACGCCCGGGTGCGGGAGCGGGCGGCAACCGTCCTCGGCGGCGAGGCGACGGGAAAAGCCGACCGATTCCTTCCGTTTCTCGGGCCCGCATTCATCGCGGCCATCGCCTATGTCGACCCGGGCAACTACGCGACCGACATCGAGAGCGGAACCCGCTACGGCTACCAGCTCCTCTGGGTGGTGCTCTGGGCGAACCTAATCGCCCTTTTCGCGCAAGGCCTCTCCGCCAAGCTCGGCATCGCGACCGGAAAAAATCTTCCCGAATGCATCCGGGAGGCTCTCCCCCACCCGCTCTTGCGCATCGCCTACTGGCTCCAAGCCGAGCTGATGGCGGTCGCGACCGATCTGGCCGAGTTCCTAGGGGCCGCCCTCGGATTGCAGATCCTCTTCGGGATCCCGCTCGGAATCGGAGCCGTCCTCACCGGCGCCCTTTCTTTCCTGATGCTCGGGCTGCGGCCCAAGGGCTTCCGCTCTCTCGAGCTCCTTCTCACCGCCTTCGTGGGCTTCATCGCCGCCTGCTACGCCTTCGAGCTCTTCTGGATCCATCCCTCGCCCTCGGCGTGCCTCCGCGGCCTCCTCGTTCCCTCTCTTCCCGGGACCGAAGGCGCCTACCTGGCCGCCGGCATCCTGGGAGCGACCGTGATGCCGCACGCAATCTATCTCCATTCGGCTCTCACCCAGGGGAGGATTCCGGCCCGGCGGGTCGAGGAGAAGCGGAAGCTGATCCGCCTCTCCTTTCTCGACGTCTCCCTGGCCATGGCGATCGCCGGGCTCATCAACCTGGCGATGCTCGCCGTGTCGGCGGCAGCCTTCGCGGGCTCCGCGCCCGCCGGAGGCAACACGATCCTCCAGGCGTACCGGGCGCTCTCGCCCATGCTGGGCACGCTGGCCGCCGGCGCGTTCGCGCTTTCGCTGCTCGCCTCCGGCCTCTCGTCCTCGGCGGTGGGGACGCTCGCCGGGCAGGTCATCATGCAAGGGTTCGTCGGCTTTCGCATTCCCATCTGGGTCCGGCGGCTGGTGACGATGGCGCCGGCGGTCCTGCTGATCGCCTTGGGCATCGACGCGACCAAGATCCTCATCGCTTCCCAGGTGATCCTCAGCTTCGGCATCGGCTTCGCGCTCGTCCCCCTCCTGCTCTTCACCCAGAGCCGCCGCCGGATGGGGCCCCTGCGCAACTCTCCCGGGACGACGATCGCCGGATGGCTCGTCTGCGCCGCCGTCATCGGGCTCAACGCTTTTCTGCTTGCCCGGTTCTTTGGCTTCCTCTCCCAATAG
- a CDS encoding alpha-1,4-glucan--maltose-1-phosphate maltosyltransferase: protein MEASHLRLWPSDGRRRVVISRILPEIDDPRFPVKRGLGDTLAIQAHVFADGHDRIEVRLRYRHQDDSDWREVAMRELGNDEWQAEIRLEKLGFYECRVHAWIDHFLTWLEGFHKKADGGEQIEVELQIGADLLDAAAGRAPEPERKELAEWAALLRNRSLPIGERALVARNPALAELARRFPDRSLESVSPFARKVLVDPPRALFSSWYELFPRSWAPEPGRHGTFADCLRLLPEIAALGFDVLYLPPIHPIGSHFRKGKNNSVVCGPDDVGSPWAIGSEEGGHKAIHPALGGWEDFHRLQARARDFGLEIALDIALQCSPDHPYVREHPEWFRWRPDGTVQYAENPPKKYQDIIPFDFECAEWRSLWEELRSIFVFWIERGVRIFRVDNPHTKPMAFWEWLIAELKADYPEVILLAEAFTRPKILYHLAKCGFSQGYTYFTWRSTPAELREYLTELTSPPVREFFRPNFWPNTPDILPVYLQQGDRSTFLQRLILAATLSANYGIYGPAFELCVREALVPGQEEYLDSEKYQLRRWDWNAPGNIKAEIARVNHIRKTHRALQETNNLRFCDTDNPCLLAYAKASADRGDLILVVVNMDARPQSGWVRFPAGDFGIDPRKPFQVNDLLADTSYTWHDGSNYVRLDPAVSPAHLFWVTQYAPD, encoded by the coding sequence ATGGAAGCTTCCCACCTTCGCCTCTGGCCGTCCGACGGGAGGCGGCGTGTGGTCATCAGCCGCATCCTGCCGGAGATCGACGACCCCCGGTTTCCCGTGAAGCGAGGGCTCGGCGACACGCTCGCGATCCAAGCACACGTCTTTGCCGACGGTCACGACCGGATCGAGGTCCGCCTCCGCTATCGGCACCAGGATGATTCCGACTGGCGAGAGGTGGCGATGCGGGAGCTCGGGAACGACGAGTGGCAGGCCGAAATCCGGCTCGAGAAGCTCGGCTTTTACGAATGCCGGGTGCATGCCTGGATCGACCACTTTCTCACCTGGCTCGAAGGCTTCCACAAGAAGGCCGACGGGGGCGAACAGATCGAGGTCGAGCTCCAGATCGGCGCCGACCTGCTCGACGCGGCGGCAGGGCGGGCTCCCGAGCCGGAGCGCAAAGAGCTTGCGGAATGGGCCGCGCTCCTCCGGAACCGCTCCCTGCCGATCGGCGAGCGCGCGCTCGTGGCGCGGAATCCCGCGCTGGCGGAGCTGGCGCGAAGGTTTCCCGACCGGAGCCTGGAAAGCGTCTCGCCCTTTGCGCGGAAGGTCCTCGTCGACCCTCCCCGCGCGCTCTTCAGCTCCTGGTACGAGCTTTTCCCCCGGTCGTGGGCTCCCGAGCCGGGCCGCCACGGGACCTTCGCGGACTGCCTGCGGCTCCTCCCGGAAATCGCCGCGCTCGGCTTCGACGTCCTCTATCTCCCGCCCATCCATCCGATCGGCTCGCATTTCCGGAAAGGAAAAAACAACAGCGTCGTCTGCGGCCCCGATGACGTGGGCAGCCCGTGGGCGATCGGCTCGGAGGAGGGCGGCCACAAGGCGATCCATCCGGCGCTCGGCGGCTGGGAAGACTTCCACCGCCTGCAGGCCCGTGCCCGGGACTTCGGCTTGGAGATCGCGCTCGACATCGCCCTCCAGTGCAGCCCCGACCACCCCTATGTCCGCGAGCATCCCGAATGGTTTCGCTGGCGGCCGGACGGGACCGTCCAGTACGCCGAAAACCCGCCCAAAAAGTACCAGGACATCATCCCCTTCGACTTCGAGTGCGCCGAATGGCGATCGCTCTGGGAGGAGCTTCGGAGCATCTTCGTCTTTTGGATCGAGCGCGGCGTCCGGATCTTCCGCGTCGACAACCCCCACACCAAGCCGATGGCGTTCTGGGAGTGGCTGATCGCCGAACTCAAGGCGGACTACCCCGAGGTGATCCTCCTCGCAGAGGCGTTCACCCGCCCCAAGATTCTCTACCATCTGGCCAAGTGCGGCTTCTCCCAAGGCTACACCTACTTCACCTGGCGGTCGACGCCCGCGGAGCTGCGGGAATACCTGACCGAGCTGACGAGTCCGCCCGTCCGGGAGTTCTTCCGGCCCAACTTCTGGCCCAACACCCCGGACATCCTTCCGGTCTACCTGCAGCAGGGAGACCGCTCGACCTTCCTGCAGCGGCTCATCCTGGCCGCGACCCTCTCCGCCAACTACGGCATCTACGGACCGGCCTTCGAGCTCTGCGTCCGGGAGGCCCTGGTTCCCGGGCAGGAGGAATATCTCGACTCGGAAAAGTACCAGCTCCGCCGCTGGGACTGGAACGCGCCCGGAAACATCAAGGCCGAGATCGCCCGCGTCAACCACATCCGCAAAACCCACCGCGCCCTCCAGGAAACCAACAACCTCCGCTTCTGCGACACCGACAACCCCTGCCTGCTCGCCTATGCCAAGGCGAGCGCCGACCGCGGGGACCTGATCCTGGTTGTCGTCAACATGGATGCCCGCCCGCAATCGGGCTGGGTCCGTTTCCCGGCGGGCGACTTCGGCATCGATCCCCGGAAGCCCTTTCAGGTCAACGACCTGCTCGCCGACACGAGCTATACCTGGCACGACGGGAGCAACTACGTCCGCCTGGATCCGGCGGTCAGCCCCGCGCACCTCTTCTGGGTGACCCAGTATGCGCCGGATTAG
- the glgB gene encoding 1,4-alpha-glucan branching protein GlgB, which yields MRERETDPKAAATEPGRIATAPAPGRKLPEVWGETDTYLFRQGSHTRLYEKLGGRLLTWNGEKGGYFAVWAPNAEAVSVVGDFNGWDPDASPLTLRGDQTGVWEGFVPGLGSGTLYKYCIRSKHHGSPLLKSDPYAFLWEVPPRSATILWDISYEWNDRRWMEERAARNAINAPWSIYEVHLGSWRRVPEEGHRPLSYREIAPQLAAHVKAMGFTHVELLPIMEHPFSGSWGYQTIGYFAPTSRYGTPQDFMYLIDYLHREGIGVILDWVPSHFATDGHGLGLFDGTHLYEHADPRQGYHPDWGSYIFNYGRNEVRAFLLSSARFWLEKYHADGLRVDAVASMLYLDYSRRPGEWIPNQYGGKENLEAIRFLRTLSEQLYQDFSGIQLIAEESTSYPMVSRPTYMGGLGFGFKWNMGWMHDTLYYFSRDPIYRKYHQHCLTFSAWYAWQENFILPLSHDEVVHGKGSLIAKMPGDDWQKFANLRALFGYMFFFVGHKLLFMGGEFGQRNEWCHEASLDWHLASEGRHNQLLQWVRSLNHLYAGERALHEDNFTGQGFSWIDFSDAEKSVLSFLRKSKDGRELILCVFNLTPVPRIGYRVGAPFAGYWREIANSDAVEFGGSGMGNLGGLEADQLPWQGQPCSLNLTLPPLSALAFKKVL from the coding sequence ATGAGGGAGAGAGAAACCGATCCGAAGGCCGCCGCAACCGAACCGGGGCGCATCGCAACGGCTCCGGCCCCCGGCCGGAAGCTTCCCGAGGTTTGGGGGGAGACCGACACCTACCTCTTCCGGCAAGGCAGCCATACCCGGCTCTATGAAAAGCTCGGCGGCCGCCTGCTCACCTGGAACGGGGAAAAGGGCGGCTATTTCGCCGTCTGGGCTCCCAACGCGGAGGCGGTCTCCGTGGTCGGCGACTTCAACGGCTGGGATCCGGACGCCTCTCCGCTCACGCTGCGCGGGGATCAAACCGGCGTCTGGGAGGGGTTCGTCCCCGGGCTCGGAAGCGGAACCCTCTACAAATACTGCATCCGCTCCAAACACCACGGCTCGCCGCTGCTGAAGAGCGACCCCTACGCCTTTCTCTGGGAGGTTCCGCCCCGGAGCGCCACGATTCTCTGGGACATCTCCTACGAATGGAACGATCGCCGCTGGATGGAAGAGCGCGCGGCCCGCAACGCGATCAATGCCCCCTGGTCGATCTACGAGGTGCACTTAGGCTCGTGGCGACGGGTTCCCGAGGAGGGCCACCGGCCGCTCTCCTACCGGGAGATCGCCCCGCAGCTGGCCGCCCACGTCAAGGCGATGGGCTTCACCCACGTCGAGCTCCTGCCGATCATGGAGCATCCTTTCTCGGGCTCCTGGGGTTACCAGACGATCGGCTACTTCGCGCCGACCAGCCGCTACGGCACGCCGCAGGATTTCATGTATTTGATCGACTATCTCCACCGGGAGGGGATCGGAGTGATCCTCGACTGGGTCCCCTCCCACTTTGCCACCGACGGCCACGGGCTGGGGCTCTTCGACGGCACCCATCTCTACGAGCACGCCGATCCTCGCCAGGGGTATCATCCCGATTGGGGCAGTTACATCTTCAACTACGGCCGCAACGAAGTCCGCGCCTTTCTGCTCAGCAGCGCCCGCTTCTGGCTCGAGAAGTACCACGCGGACGGCCTCCGGGTCGACGCGGTCGCCTCGATGCTCTATCTCGACTACTCCCGCCGGCCCGGGGAATGGATCCCCAACCAGTACGGGGGCAAGGAAAACCTCGAGGCGATCCGCTTTCTGCGCACCTTGAGCGAGCAGCTCTACCAGGACTTTTCCGGCATCCAGCTCATCGCCGAGGAGTCGACCTCCTACCCGATGGTGAGCCGCCCGACCTACATGGGAGGCTTGGGCTTCGGGTTCAAGTGGAACATGGGGTGGATGCATGACACCCTCTACTACTTCTCCCGCGACCCGATCTACCGGAAGTATCACCAGCACTGCCTCACCTTCAGCGCCTGGTACGCCTGGCAGGAAAACTTCATCCTCCCCCTCTCCCACGACGAGGTCGTCCATGGGAAGGGTTCGCTGATCGCCAAGATGCCGGGGGACGACTGGCAGAAGTTCGCCAACCTGCGGGCGCTCTTCGGCTACATGTTCTTTTTCGTCGGCCACAAGCTGCTCTTCATGGGCGGAGAGTTCGGGCAGCGCAACGAGTGGTGCCATGAGGCCAGCCTCGACTGGCACCTGGCCTCCGAAGGAAGGCACAACCAGCTGCTCCAGTGGGTCCGCTCCCTCAACCACCTCTACGCGGGGGAGCGCGCGCTCCACGAGGACAACTTCACCGGCCAGGGCTTCTCCTGGATCGACTTCAGCGATGCGGAGAAGAGCGTCCTTAGCTTCCTCCGCAAGTCGAAGGACGGGCGGGAGCTGATCCTTTGCGTCTTCAACCTCACTCCGGTCCCCCGCATCGGATACCGGGTGGGCGCTCCCTTCGCCGGCTACTGGCGGGAGATCGCCAACAGCGACGCCGTCGAGTTCGGAGGCAGCGGAATGGGGAACCTGGGCGGCCTCGAGGCCGACCAGCTTCCCTGGCAGGGGCAGCCCTGCTCGCTCAACCTCACTCTCCCCCCCCTGTCGGCGCTCGCCTTCAAGAAGGTCCTCTAG
- a CDS encoding TonB-dependent receptor — translation MGVLLRSGSRRAPLPGPGSDGLPKTVSSFGLFPARLTLAMLRTKSPRFPLGALVALFFALLSLGHADPPADPPADSSGPSGEAPSLAGDTAGDRKLRSALQQPKHPETGRSDLEKAISQLPEVEVVAVTPLPGMGQPLQNLPGDYQIQQGKTWLQQEEFSLPEFLERNMASVNEVNINGNPFLPNINYRGFAASPVPGTPVGISVFLDGVRMNEPFTNNVLWDYIPQLAVQSMEVVPGSNPIYGQNTLGGALVLQTKSGRTNPGSMIQDYAGDWGTNDLEFQHGGYKGHWDWFLSGNWMSMEGWRQQSSSYVKQLFAKVGYHMEETDVHLEYLGADNLLNILGPTPADMLGGAFGNSMIYTGPNPQYDNLQMINLLASQKLTDELTLGGNAYFRESNYSFNNGNIANDVYQFLGFNYPLNGQALNAEGMPIPAGEWDFGTIDQTGAGARLQLQWEKSFAGMENYAVAGASFDWAQSFFDSGFYPAAMGPNYNNITIPGYPFENQFAVPTFTDYVGLYLTDTFSPTPWFHLTGALRDNYAQMVIGGTGVETSGEMVSLAAAERFQQVTPAAGFTFQPLAAFGVADPNLKDLTFFFNYSESFRPPMPGEITGANPAIPVILPVAQLGDPVLSPVLAQTFESGFRGSLAPGNVDWALSFYRTGISNNIMFEQTGHSAAGFFQNIGEEQNQGVEITIQGSYKKLTWFANWSFLEATFQSPLVLQNAVSSAVPVQPGNRQPNLPEQMVKAGITYQILPQWQVSMDFQYYSSRVLYGDWSNIYPMLTGFAVLNVQTYYTLNKHCQIFAYATNVYDEHYASAGLISQNVFTGAPNGGTIIPFLTPGSPFGVWGGVRLQF, via the coding sequence ATGGGAGTACTCCTGCGGTCCGGTTCCCGCCGCGCCCCGCTTCCCGGACCTGGAAGCGACGGTTTGCCCAAGACCGTCTCCTCTTTCGGCCTATTTCCTGCTCGCCTCACCCTCGCCATGCTACGGACAAAGTCGCCACGCTTCCCGCTCGGTGCTCTTGTCGCCCTCTTCTTCGCTCTCCTCTCCCTAGGACACGCCGATCCGCCGGCCGACCCGCCCGCCGACTCCTCCGGCCCATCCGGCGAAGCGCCGTCGCTCGCAGGAGACACCGCCGGCGACCGCAAGCTCCGCAGCGCCCTCCAGCAGCCGAAGCATCCGGAGACCGGCCGATCCGACCTGGAAAAAGCGATATCGCAGCTGCCGGAAGTAGAGGTGGTCGCCGTCACCCCGCTGCCGGGAATGGGCCAGCCTCTGCAAAACCTGCCCGGCGATTACCAGATCCAGCAGGGGAAGACCTGGCTGCAACAGGAGGAGTTCAGCCTGCCCGAGTTCCTGGAACGGAACATGGCGAGCGTGAACGAGGTCAACATAAACGGGAATCCGTTCCTTCCGAACATCAACTACCGGGGCTTCGCCGCCTCCCCCGTCCCCGGCACCCCCGTCGGGATCTCCGTCTTCCTGGACGGTGTCCGGATGAACGAGCCCTTCACCAACAACGTGCTCTGGGATTACATCCCGCAGCTTGCCGTGCAAAGCATGGAGGTGGTGCCGGGCTCCAACCCGATCTACGGCCAGAATACCCTAGGCGGGGCCCTTGTCCTGCAGACCAAGAGCGGCCGCACCAACCCGGGCTCGATGATTCAGGACTATGCGGGGGACTGGGGCACCAACGACCTCGAGTTCCAGCACGGCGGCTACAAGGGACACTGGGATTGGTTCTTGAGCGGCAACTGGATGAGCATGGAGGGCTGGCGCCAGCAGAGCTCGAGCTACGTCAAGCAGCTCTTCGCCAAGGTCGGATACCATATGGAGGAGACCGACGTGCACCTGGAATACCTGGGCGCCGACAACCTGCTGAACATCCTGGGGCCCACGCCGGCGGACATGCTCGGGGGAGCCTTCGGAAACTCGATGATCTACACCGGGCCGAATCCCCAATACGACAATCTCCAGATGATCAACCTGCTCGCCTCGCAAAAGCTCACCGACGAGCTCACCCTGGGAGGCAACGCCTACTTCCGCGAGTCCAACTACTCCTTCAACAACGGCAATATCGCCAACGACGTCTACCAGTTCCTGGGCTTCAACTATCCTCTGAACGGGCAGGCGTTGAATGCCGAAGGGATGCCCATTCCGGCGGGAGAGTGGGATTTCGGAACGATCGACCAGACCGGCGCGGGAGCCCGGCTCCAGCTCCAGTGGGAGAAGAGCTTTGCCGGCATGGAAAACTACGCGGTGGCGGGGGCCAGCTTCGATTGGGCGCAGTCTTTTTTCGACTCGGGCTTCTACCCGGCCGCGATGGGCCCCAACTACAACAACATCACGATTCCGGGGTATCCCTTCGAGAACCAGTTCGCCGTGCCGACCTTCACCGACTACGTCGGCCTCTACCTGACCGACACCTTTTCGCCCACGCCCTGGTTCCACCTGACGGGCGCCTTGAGGGATAACTACGCGCAGATGGTGATCGGCGGCACGGGGGTGGAAACCAGCGGGGAGATGGTCTCCCTGGCGGCGGCCGAACGCTTCCAGCAGGTCACCCCGGCCGCGGGCTTTACGTTCCAGCCGCTGGCCGCCTTCGGAGTCGCCGATCCGAACCTCAAGGATCTCACCTTCTTCTTCAACTACAGCGAGAGCTTCCGGCCGCCCATGCCGGGCGAGATCACGGGGGCGAACCCCGCCATCCCGGTGATCCTGCCGGTCGCCCAGCTGGGCGATCCGGTCCTCTCCCCGGTGCTGGCGCAGACCTTCGAGAGCGGCTTCCGCGGCTCGCTTGCTCCGGGGAACGTCGACTGGGCGTTGTCCTTTTATCGGACCGGCATCTCCAACAACATCATGTTCGAGCAGACCGGCCATTCGGCCGCCGGCTTTTTCCAGAACATCGGCGAAGAGCAAAATCAGGGGGTTGAAATCACCATCCAGGGGAGCTACAAGAAGCTCACCTGGTTCGCGAACTGGTCCTTCCTCGAGGCGACCTTCCAAAGCCCGCTGGTCCTCCAGAATGCCGTAAGCTCCGCTGTGCCTGTCCAACCCGGGAACCGGCAGCCGAACCTGCCCGAGCAGATGGTCAAGGCGGGGATCACCTACCAGATCCTGCCGCAATGGCAGGTCTCGATGGACTTCCAGTACTATTCGAGCCGGGTCCTCTACGGAGACTGGTCGAACATCTACCCGATGCTCACCGGCTTCGCCGTGCTCAACGTGCAAACCTATTATACGCTCAATAAGCACTGCCAGATTTTCGCCTATGCGACCAACGTCTACGACGAGCACTATGCGAGTGCGGGCCTCATCAGCCAAAACGTCTTCACGGGAGCCCCCAACGGCGGAACCATCATTCCCTTCCTCACGCCGGGATCTCCCTTCGGCGTCTGGGGCGGCGTCCGCCTCCAGTTTTGA
- a CDS encoding ATP-binding protein — protein sequence MKIATRIRLVSAAFFLLVGALSVEAAWIALRGQKRVEQVGEELAQLSRLSDLELFAQREVAEVADALGGKDPKARAQFLSFAGEMRGLLGRCRPLARGAEEREALDAVERNALLLERRGRELLDRPPPPGGEGSFAGVDALEAFLDGPLRQSVQTLERLFHQGAIERAREKARLLKETAALLVPLCFLAGLGLAGLVSLWLAQGIGRPLRSLVESAQRIGRGELEAIPEISASGDLRELASAFRQMAGELKTSQEKIVQTERMASIGATAAAVAHGIRNPLASIRALAQVALLKPAPSAATADTLAEIIRETDRLDRRIRQLLNFAKPLSPRPMIGSLNALAQTVVPSLAKGKDVAIDLSLDPGLPPVRFDPAQMEQVLLEVLENSLAAVGDGGRIRLSSGVRPDGRVFLEIEDDGEGIAEENLPRVTEPFFTTRPEGSGLGLAIAERYVRGNGGEMRAESRLGRGTRITLLFPAASEGGNGA from the coding sequence ATGAAGATCGCGACACGGATCCGCCTCGTCTCGGCCGCCTTCTTCCTCCTGGTGGGCGCGCTCTCGGTCGAGGCGGCCTGGATTGCCCTGCGCGGCCAGAAGCGGGTCGAGCAGGTGGGCGAGGAGTTAGCCCAGCTTTCGCGGCTAAGCGATCTGGAGCTCTTCGCGCAGCGTGAGGTCGCCGAGGTGGCCGATGCTCTCGGGGGCAAGGATCCCAAGGCCCGCGCCCAGTTCCTCTCTTTCGCCGGAGAGATGCGCGGGCTCCTCGGCCGCTGCCGCCCCCTCGCCCGCGGGGCGGAGGAAAGGGAAGCTCTCGACGCCGTCGAGCGAAACGCGCTCCTGCTCGAAAGGCGGGGCCGGGAGCTTCTCGACCGGCCCCCTCCTCCCGGCGGCGAAGGTTCGTTCGCCGGTGTCGACGCGCTGGAAGCCTTTCTCGACGGTCCGTTGCGCCAATCGGTCCAAACTCTGGAGCGGCTTTTCCACCAAGGGGCGATCGAGCGGGCGCGGGAGAAGGCCCGCCTGCTCAAGGAGACCGCCGCGCTGCTGGTTCCCCTCTGCTTCCTTGCCGGTCTCGGCCTGGCGGGGCTCGTCTCGCTCTGGCTCGCACAAGGAATCGGGCGCCCCTTGCGCAGTCTGGTCGAATCCGCCCAGCGGATCGGCCGCGGCGAGCTCGAGGCCATTCCGGAGATTTCCGCCTCGGGGGATCTCCGCGAGCTCGCCTCCGCCTTCCGCCAGATGGCCGGCGAGCTTAAGACCTCGCAGGAGAAGATCGTCCAAACCGAGCGGATGGCCTCCATCGGGGCGACGGCCGCCGCCGTCGCGCACGGAATCCGCAACCCGCTGGCGAGTATCCGGGCGCTGGCGCAAGTCGCTCTTCTGAAGCCCGCCCCCTCCGCCGCGACCGCGGATACCCTCGCGGAGATCATCCGCGAAACCGACCGGCTCGATCGGAGAATCCGCCAGCTGTTGAACTTCGCCAAGCCGCTCTCGCCCAGGCCGATGATCGGCAGCCTCAATGCGCTCGCCCAAACCGTCGTGCCGTCTCTGGCCAAAGGAAAGGATGTCGCCATCGACCTCTCCCTCGACCCCGGGCTCCCGCCCGTCCGTTTCGATCCGGCCCAAATGGAGCAGGTCCTGCTCGAAGTTTTGGAGAATTCCCTGGCGGCTGTCGGAGACGGCGGCCGGATCCGGCTGAGCTCGGGGGTCCGGCCGGACGGCCGTGTCTTCCTGGAAATCGAAGACGACGGGGAAGGGATTGCCGAGGAGAACCTGCCTCGGGTGACCGAGCCCTTTTTCACGACACGGCCCGAAGGTTCCGGCTTGGGTCTGGCCATCGCGGAACGCTACGTTAGAGGAAACGGAGGCGAGATGCGGGCCGAAAGCCGGCTCGGCCGGGGAACGCGGATCACCCTGCTCTTCCCCGCCGCCTCGGAAGGGGGCAATGGGGCTTAA